The Atribacterota bacterium genomic interval CATTTTCCGGGAACTCTGTCTCTTTACCTATAAGATTTTGATACCGGGCAAAAACTGATTCTCCCAAAATGTCTATCTGTTTACCATGATCATTAATATAGTATTCTGTAAATACATTATAACCAGCTGCTTTTAATATTTTTGCTAATGCATCTCCAACTGCAGCACATTTTCCATGTCCAACATGTAACGGCCCGGTTGGATTAACACTTACAAATTCAATTAATATCTTTTCACCCTTACCTGCATCCGAACAGCCAAACTGTTTCCCTTTTTGCATAATTTCCTTTAATATTTTATACAATACGGAGCTTTCAAAATAAAAATTAATAAACCCGGGACCAGCTATTTCGATTTTGCTTATTGAAACATCACTTTTTTTATTAATTTCCTGTACAATATTGTTAGCAATTTCTCTTGGTGGTTTTTTAAAAATTCCGGCTAACTGTAAAGCAATATTAGTAGATAAATGGCCGTGTTCAGGGTTTTTAGGAGTAGTCAAGATGATATTTGGGAATGCTTCTGAATTAACTGATTGTTCTGGAGAACATTTTTGAATTGCTTCTTTTATTACCTCTATCAGATGCTCATTAACCTTCTTATTCAACGATACCCTTCCTCTCTTGGTTCAATGTTTTATGGAAAAAATAAATATAATAGTGGAGCGCCCGAGAAGAGTCGAACTTCCAACACGGGGCTTAGGAAGCCCCTGCTCTATCCATTGAGCTACGGGCGCTTATCTTATAATAATTAATTCGAAAACCATTTTAACATAAAATATTAATATGTACAATTTGATTATTATTGTTTTAATAAGAAAAAGAATAAAACAATATATAAATTTTTAATATAAATGACAAGCTACAAAATGTTTTTTTTCAATTTCTCTTAGGAGAGGTTCCTCTCTTGAACAAATTTCCATTGCTTTTGGGCATCGGGGATGAAAACGGCATCCTTTTGGAGGATTAGCCGGACTTGGCACATCTCCCTGTAAAATAATTCTTTTCTTCTTAAAATCAGGATTGGGAACAGGAACAGCTGAAACTAACGCCTGCGCATAAGGGTGTAGTGTATTCTTAAAAAATATTTCTTTTGATGCTATTTCTACTATTTTTCCTAAATACATTACCGCAACCCGATCGCTGATATATTTAATAACACTTAAATCATGAGCTATAAATAAATAAGTCAGATTGAACTCTTCTTGTAAATCTTTAAATAAATTAATAATTTGTGAGCGAATTGAGACATCTAAAGCAGAAACCGCTTCATCACAAATAATCATTTTGGGGTCTAATGCTAAAGCGCGAGCTATTCCAATTCTCTGTCTCTGTCCTCCGCTGAATTCATGTGGAAAACGATCCATATATTCCGGTACAATGCCTACCTTTTCCAATAAATCCCCCACTTTCTGGTACCTTTTTTTAAAATTGTATATGTTATGTGCTGCTAATCCTTCAGCAATAATATTTCTTACCTTCATTCTAGGATCCAGGGAGCTATAAGGGTCTTGAAAGATAACCTGTAAGTCTTTCCTGTACTTTCGCATCTGGCCTTTTTTTATCTTTGCAATGTTTTTTCCCTGAAATAAAATATCACCACCGGTAGGCTCCTCCAACCGAAGTATAGTCATAGCAGTAGTTGATTTCCCACAACCTGACTCCCCGACAAGTCCCAATGTTTCTCCTGAATATATGTCAAAACTAATACCATCAACAGCCTTTACCCACCCTACTGTTTTTCTGAATACACCTTTTTTTATCGGAAAATACTTTACTAAATTTTTTATGCTTACTAATGTATTATCCATCTGTTGACAACCTCCCGGTAAAAGACACTTTTTGTGCCTCCTTTTTTACTTTGTCAATATGCCAACAACTAACTGAATGATTTTTTTCAATTTCCACCAGGGGAGGTTCTTCTTTACGGCATTTTTCTGTAGCAAAAATACAGCGCGGATTAAATTTGCATCCTTCCGGAAAATGTAGTGGGTCAGGAACAACACCCGGAATTGACTCTAACTTCTTTATATCCATATCTAATCTTGGAATTGAAGTAAGAAGGCCAAAGGTGTAAGGATGTAGAGGTGAATAGAATATTGAACGGGTAGTAGCATATTCAACGATCTTGCCGGCATACATAACTGCAACTCTATCAGCAATTTCAGCAATAACTCCCAGATCATGTGTTATCATAATCATAGAACTGTTAAATTGCTCTAAAAGTGACTTCATCAATTCTAAAATTTGAGCTTGAATTGTAACATCCAAAGAAGTTGTCGGCTCATCTGCAATCAGCAAAGCAGGGTCACATGCTAAAGCCATGGCTATCATAGCCCTCTGTCTCATGCCTCCACTTAATTGATGAGGGTACTCATCGATACGCTGCTCCGGGATTGGAATCCCTACTTTTTCTAAAAGTTCAATTACCTTTTTTCTGGCTTTTATTTTTTCCATTTTAAAATGCACTTCTAATGCCTCAGTTATTTGAAAACCAATAGTAAGAACAGGATTCAGGGAAGTCATGGGTTCCTGAAAAATCATAGAAATATCCTTCCCTCTAATCTGGCGCATCTGTTTTTCACTTTTTTTTAGTAAATCCTCTCCCTTAAAAAGTATCTGTCCACCAACTGTCTTACCTGGATAATCAAGCAATCCCATAGTGGAAAAAGCTGTAACGCTCTTACCGCAACCTGATTCTCCTACTAATCCAAGGGTCTCTCCCTGATATACCTCAAAATCCACACCATCTACTGCCTTTACAACTCCGTTCTCGGTAAAAAAATATGTTTTCAGGTCTATAACCTGTAATATTTTATTCTTATCTTTTTGCATCATAGCTCACCTCTCAAACGGGGATCTAAAATATCTCTCAAGGTATCTCCCACTAAATTCCATGCAAGAACAAACAACACAATAAATAGTGCCGGGAAAAACACTGCATACCAGTATTCTCCTGCATTCCCGGGAGATCCTACAATCCAGTTACGGGCAAAACTGACCATTTGCCCCCAATCTGCATACCCAAGAGGCGCCCCTACTCCTAAAAAACTTAGTGCAGCTGCAGTAATAACCATAGATCCTATATTCATACTTGCCTGTACCATTACAGGAAATATTGTATTTGGCAGCAAATGGCGCACAATGATATTAAAGTCTTTTACTCCCAAAGCCCTGGCAGCATTAATATAGACCTCTTCTTTTACACATAGAATGCTACCTCTTATCACCCTGGCATAGCCCATCCAGCCGAATGCCACCAATGCAATCATTACTTTATCCAGCCCTCTGCCCAGAATAGTAGTTAAAACCATGGCAGCCACCAGGAAAGGAATAGATAAAAATATATCAGTAATACGCATCAATAATTCATCTATCCATCCTCCGAAATAAGCAGCAATAGAACCACTTACAACACCAATAAACATGGATAAGGTAACAGTAATTATGCCAATTCGAAAAGCTGTTCGGGTACCCCATATCATTCCATAAAATATGTCATATCCCCCTTGGGCGGTGCCAAATATTGCAGTTTCCCTTGTAATAGGCTGTCCCAAACTATCATAAATAAGTCTTATATCGTCCGACATGGAAAAACCCGGAGGTTGTGGCTCAACATCCCAGGACATTCTGGGTATTTGATATGGATCAGATGCAAACAGTGGTGGGGCAATATAAGGAGCAAATATGGCAATCAGAATAAAAATAAAGAGCAATATTAAACCAATCAATGATGTAGTGTTACTGAAAAGTTTTCTGATGATACGATTCATTTTCTTACTCCAATCTAACCCTTGGATCAATTAAGGCATAAGAAACATCAACAACTAAATTTCCAATAACCATAATAAAGGCAAATAATAAAGCAAATCCAATTACAGATCCATAGTCCAGTTGTTGAGCTGAAGAAGCAGCCCAGTAACCCAATCCGGGATAGGTAAATACTGTTTCGGTAATTACTACCCCTCCTAACATTCCGATAATCATCATTCCTGCAACTGTTATCACTGGAATCATCGCATTTTTTCTGGCATGAAGATAAATAACAGTATTTTCGTCAACTCCTTTGGCACGAGCTGTTCTTATATAATCTTTTCTAAGCGTATCCAACATACTGGATCGGGTAATTCGTAATAAATATGCCCAGGAAATATAGGATAAAGTAATAATCGGACCAATCAAGTGTTTCAACGCATCCCAAAAAATATCTAAGCGTCCATTCAAAAGCGCATCAATGGTTATAAAATGAGTGTACGTATTAAAACTATCACCGGTATAAACAATATACTGTGCCCAGGTACTCAACCGTCCCGGTGGTAACCAGCCTAATATTCCATAAAAAATAAATAATACCAATAGCCCAAAAATAAATGTGGGTAGAGACCAGCCAATAATAGCCGTTACCCGAATAAACTGGTCTATCAAATCATTATGATGTACCGCTGAGATGACTCCTAACCAGATTCCCACTATTATTACCGGAATAATAGAATATAAAACCAGCTCCATAGTAGCAGGAAGCCTCTGCATGATGGCATCCCACACTGGCTGATTGGCAGTTGGAGACCAGCCAAAATCAAACCTTACTATTGAACCCAGCCAATGAAAATAACCTGCTGGAAACGGATCATCTAAATGATATTTTGCAATCAAATTTTGTGCAGCCTGGGGATTCTTCAGAACACTGGGGTTATTAACATATGTTGCCAATCTTTCCATTGGACTTAAAAGTGAAAAAAGACAAAATATCAGAAAAGAAACTCCTAACAAAATTATCGGAAGAATTAGCAGACGTCTGATTATATAGGATAACATGATTATTTGCTCCTATTTTTTAAAATCTTGAAAATATACTCTATTGTTTACCTCATCTCAAATAAATTACTATTATTTATAGTAAAATTATTATGCAAAATACAATGGAGTGAAAGCAATAACTTTCACTCCATTGGTTATACACAACTCTGTAAATATAAACAATTAGTGAAATATAAATTACTCTTTATTCTTTATAAATTGTATAGTAATCAGCGCTTTCCGGCAAACCTGATATCATGGCATTATAGTACCAGCCTTTTACCCAATCTCTTTGAACATGGATTCCAATAGGCTGATATATGTATAGTGCCACTGCATTATCATGAGCAAGCTGGGTCAATTCTTGGTAAATATCTGCTCTTTCCTCCGGATCAACTGATTTTAAAGCAGCATCAATTAGCGGGTCAATATTTTCTCTTGCCCATTCCCTGTAAGCTTCTCCATAATAACCGCTGTAGGTTCCGGTACTGCCTAAGAACGTAGGAACCCAGTTGTGAGGATCAGGATAATCCGCAAGCCAACCTATAACATAGATAGGTAATTGTTCCGCCAGGAATTGTTTCAGGTAAGATGACCACTGAACACCAACAGAAGTAAGCTCAAATTTGGGATTTACCATTCTGGCATAAGTGGAAATCATATCACAAGCTGCTTTTCGAACATCATTCCCTTCATTATAGAAGATATTGAATTTACATCCCTTTTCCCAGAGCTCTCCATCCCATGCTTGCTGGAATTCTTCTCTTGCTTTTTCAATATTAAATTCATAGAACAATTCCGGGTCATCAGAATATCCTAACAATCCCTGTGGAATTGGGCCAGGGTTTCTGATTGCATGTCCGTTCATGGTTGTTTCAATATTAACTTCATACGGGAACAGGTAAGAAAAACCTCTTCTAACATGAATATCAGAGAAGAAGTCAGGTGGTATTCCATTTCCATCCAATTTACCGCTTCCCAGATTAGCATTACCTTCAGCATTTAAAGTCCACGGCATATGAACAACAGTATTTTGCAGAGTCGGCAAACCTGTTATTAGCTCAACTCCCTCTAAATCCTCAACTTCATTAACATTGGTAACCGGAACATATACTATATCAGCATCTCCATTTTGCAGCATCAATTTTCTGGTTGTCCATTCATTTACATACTGGTAAACTACCTCTTTTAATTTAGCAGGACCTCTCCAGTGGTCTTCAAAACTCTCCAGCATTATAGTTTCTTCCGGTACCCATCGTGTTAACTTAAACGGTCCAGTACCATTGGCAATACTATATAATGGGTCATCTTCATTAGCCGGGTCATGATATTTCCACCAGGTGTCGGCTTTTCCGTCCCATGCACCGTTTTCAATTGACCAGCTCTTGTTGATAATTGCTGACCAGGCACCACCATGTGCTAAAATGTTTAAGAACGGGGCATATGGCTGGGCAAGGTGTAAAACAATATTATTGTCCTGCACTTCTACAACCCTGTCTATATAATCAGTATATACTTTAATCATAGCCTCTTCATATTCTGGCAGGAGCTCATCGTTCTCAAACATATCAGAATAATTTTCTACTCCAGCTACTTCAACTGCAAGTCCTTCAATGCTTCCTACTCCCAAAAGCGGCTCTAAAATCATCCACATAGGGCCACCAGCCCTATCAAAAATCATACCTCTTTCAAAGGTATACTCTACATCCTCAGGAGTAAGGATGTTACCATTGTGAAATTTAACATCCTTCCGAATTGGAAAAATATAGGTTAATCCATCTTCAGAAATTAATTCATTTTCGGCTGAGGGTACCTCGGTTGCTATCATTGGTACAAATTCTGATAGGCTTTCACCGTCGTAAGCAATAAGGTTATCATATATCTGAAAGATTACCTCTCCGCTGGCAGTATCATAAGCCCAATGAGGGTCCATTGTTTCCGGTCCACCGATTGCAGCATAAACTATACGCTCAGGGTTTGGTACCTGTGCATTTACGCTGCTTGTAACTCCTATTACAAGTAAAACTACTATAATTATACATAATATTTTACTCTTCAATTCTATCTCCTCCTTACAAAATACAAAATTTACTTAATAGTCTACAACTAATGGTGACAACTCAGTATTACATTAACCACCTCCCTTACAATGCCATTATCTGACTTAAATATATGAGAAGTTTAATTTGAAATGTTATATTGTAACCGATTTTGTAAAACAATCTTATAAATTGTTAAATCTAAGGCTAATTATCAATCAAAAGTCAACTTTATATTTAAATTATGTATTGATTATACTCCTAATTGCTGACCGGTAGCAAGTTTTGCACCCTTCATAAGACTATCTAACTCCTCGCCTTCCAGTGTTTCTTTTTGTAATAAAGTTGTAGCAACTTTTTTCAGCTTCCGCTTATTTTTTATCAGTATTTCTTTCGCTTTACTATAAGCATTCTCAATGATTTTCTCAACTTCCTTATCAATCTGAAAGGCAATTTCATCACTATAGTTTCTATCTTCAGATATGTCTCTACCAAGAAATATTTGATGTTCTTTTCTACCTAAGGTCATAGGACCAATGGTCTCACTCATACCAAATTCTGTGACCATCTGACGGGCAATTTTGGTCGCCCTCTCTAAGTCATTTTGAGCACCGGTAGTTATATCTTTAAAGATTATTTCTTCTGCAACTCTACCTCCAAGCAATACACTTAATCTTTGCATTAATTCAGACTTGCTGATTAAAAACCGGTCTTCTGTAGGCAATTGCAAAGTATAGCCAAGAGCTGCACTGCCCCTTGGGATGATAGAAACCTTATGAACCGGATCACCATTAGGCAAAAGCTTTGCCACTAATGCATGTCCTGATTCATGATAAGCCACAATTTCCTTTTCCTTTTCATTCATAAGTCTACTCCTTCTTTCAGGACCGGCAATAACCCTGTCAATTGAGGCTTCAAACTCTTCCATGGATATAGATTTTTTTCCTTTTCTTGAAGCTAACAAGGCTGCTTCATTCACCAGATTAGCCAGGTCGGAACCTACAAACCCAGGAGTCCTTCTAGCTAGGACCTTTAAATCTACATCCTTATTCAAGGGCTTCCCTTTTGCATGAACCTTCAATATCTGCTCACGCCCTAGCAGGTCCG includes:
- a CDS encoding ABC transporter ATP-binding protein; translated protein: MDNTLVSIKNLVKYFPIKKGVFRKTVGWVKAVDGISFDIYSGETLGLVGESGCGKSTTAMTILRLEEPTGGDILFQGKNIAKIKKGQMRKYRKDLQVIFQDPYSSLDPRMKVRNIIAEGLAAHNIYNFKKRYQKVGDLLEKVGIVPEYMDRFPHEFSGGQRQRIGIARALALDPKMIICDEAVSALDVSIRSQIINLFKDLQEEFNLTYLFIAHDLSVIKYISDRVAVMYLGKIVEIASKEIFFKNTLHPYAQALVSAVPVPNPDFKKKRIILQGDVPSPANPPKGCRFHPRCPKAMEICSREEPLLREIEKKHFVACHLY
- a CDS encoding ABC transporter ATP-binding protein; the protein is MMQKDKNKILQVIDLKTYFFTENGVVKAVDGVDFEVYQGETLGLVGESGCGKSVTAFSTMGLLDYPGKTVGGQILFKGEDLLKKSEKQMRQIRGKDISMIFQEPMTSLNPVLTIGFQITEALEVHFKMEKIKARKKVIELLEKVGIPIPEQRIDEYPHQLSGGMRQRAMIAMALACDPALLIADEPTTSLDVTIQAQILELMKSLLEQFNSSMIMITHDLGVIAEIADRVAVMYAGKIVEYATTRSIFYSPLHPYTFGLLTSIPRLDMDIKKLESIPGVVPDPLHFPEGCKFNPRCIFATEKCRKEEPPLVEIEKNHSVSCWHIDKVKKEAQKVSFTGRLSTDG
- a CDS encoding ABC transporter permease — its product is MNRIIRKLFSNTTSLIGLILLFIFILIAIFAPYIAPPLFASDPYQIPRMSWDVEPQPPGFSMSDDIRLIYDSLGQPITRETAIFGTAQGGYDIFYGMIWGTRTAFRIGIITVTLSMFIGVVSGSIAAYFGGWIDELLMRITDIFLSIPFLVAAMVLTTILGRGLDKVMIALVAFGWMGYARVIRGSILCVKEEVYINAARALGVKDFNIIVRHLLPNTIFPVMVQASMNIGSMVITAAALSFLGVGAPLGYADWGQMVSFARNWIVGSPGNAGEYWYAVFFPALFIVLFVLAWNLVGDTLRDILDPRLRGEL
- a CDS encoding ABC transporter permease, which produces MLSYIIRRLLILPIILLGVSFLIFCLFSLLSPMERLATYVNNPSVLKNPQAAQNLIAKYHLDDPFPAGYFHWLGSIVRFDFGWSPTANQPVWDAIMQRLPATMELVLYSIIPVIIVGIWLGVISAVHHNDLIDQFIRVTAIIGWSLPTFIFGLLVLFIFYGILGWLPPGRLSTWAQYIVYTGDSFNTYTHFITIDALLNGRLDIFWDALKHLIGPIITLSYISWAYLLRITRSSMLDTLRKDYIRTARAKGVDENTVIYLHARKNAMIPVITVAGMMIIGMLGGVVITETVFTYPGLGYWAASSAQQLDYGSVIGFALLFAFIMVIGNLVVDVSYALIDPRVRLE
- a CDS encoding ABC transporter substrate-binding protein → MKSKILCIIIVVLLVIGVTSSVNAQVPNPERIVYAAIGGPETMDPHWAYDTASGEVIFQIYDNLIAYDGESLSEFVPMIATEVPSAENELISEDGLTYIFPIRKDVKFHNGNILTPEDVEYTFERGMIFDRAGGPMWMILEPLLGVGSIEGLAVEVAGVENYSDMFENDELLPEYEEAMIKVYTDYIDRVVEVQDNNIVLHLAQPYAPFLNILAHGGAWSAIINKSWSIENGAWDGKADTWWKYHDPANEDDPLYSIANGTGPFKLTRWVPEETIMLESFEDHWRGPAKLKEVVYQYVNEWTTRKLMLQNGDADIVYVPVTNVNEVEDLEGVELITGLPTLQNTVVHMPWTLNAEGNANLGSGKLDGNGIPPDFFSDIHVRRGFSYLFPYEVNIETTMNGHAIRNPGPIPQGLLGYSDDPELFYEFNIEKAREEFQQAWDGELWEKGCKFNIFYNEGNDVRKAACDMISTYARMVNPKFELTSVGVQWSSYLKQFLAEQLPIYVIGWLADYPDPHNWVPTFLGSTGTYSGYYGEAYREWARENIDPLIDAALKSVDPEERADIYQELTQLAHDNAVALYIYQPIGIHVQRDWVKGWYYNAMISGLPESADYYTIYKE